Part of the Tachypleus tridentatus isolate NWPU-2018 unplaced genomic scaffold, ASM421037v1 Hic_cluster_2, whole genome shotgun sequence genome is shown below.
atcagcttttagtgGTTAATCGGTAACTCCGTAACTTATATGACATATTGTTTGTGGTTCTTAcgtcattacaatatttataatataacaatgaaacagtatcttagcaacacagataattaggagacattttgtaaaacgtttaacATACTACTGCAAGGATAAGATATAGAGATGGTGAAGTTCTTTTTCAAAACATTGCTTTTTATGGCATTATATGCTGTAATAACAGCAGTGCCTGGGCACATAAAACTTAAATCTGAAAATATTATACTTGGCGCCCCACAGGTTATTCCATGTGTCCCTGACAACTATAAGATCAAATGTTATACCTTTGATGTTTTCAGGTATTATTGGTTTGGCCCATACGGTGTAATAGAAACAGATGACGAGAAAATTCGGGTAAACAAAGCCACGGGTGATTTGATGATtgataaatttgatatttctgaTGCCGGTGCTTATAAGTGCATTATTGAATACTCAAGAAACTGGGAGATAAAAGCACACAAACCAATTTCCATCACTCATTTCTTGGAAGGTAAATGCCTATAAGAATCGATTTTGGTAgtgtttagaagttaaaaaaaaaaaaacactttatattatgaatcggattccatccatttttactacaatttatgtaaagtgttataagttcgatatatatttaatgattgtacattaattttccaaaatccatGAAATCACCTTTCCAACTACCCACATACAGCTCACCGCCATTGTTTCCGCGTTAAACCTGAGGTGTTAAAACGTTGAAAATCAAACTTGTCtggatataaatttatcattacgaaataatttttggtttattattattatatacaataactaaatacatatatatatatatgaataaatgtaatcaatagcattacacaattaatgaaattagacattccgtgaagtcagaaaacgagataaccttatgttagaaattagaaaggttttgttgttttctttacaagtcatagaacaaataagtttaaaaaatcaaaagtgttgaatgatttctttaatcgtctgtgaaaatattgaaattataaagtgctacagtgttatagcagaaaaatgtttcttttgttacaaacacacagCCAAGTTCTGGTATTCAGAGACATTGTTTAGCCACTTTTCACATCCAAgcgatgaaacaatacattcttatcatttgaaataagaaagtttgaagAGCTTATTTCATTAACTATATCTGTTACTGAGCATATCTTTAATTCTGATCTGGGTAGACATCTTCATTtgttggaagttaatattaaacacgtcacatgttaatgaaaaaaaattcaacaataaatacaGCACTGCGTGTTGTTTATTCGCTATTCCGTAAAGCAGAAAAAAACACATGATTtcgttaataattttaatttttttagtttatgttcTTTCTCACGCTTCACTTTATTTTCCGTTCAGTcatgttatataaatttttaattacgattgtttgtttttgaattccgcgcaaaacttcacaaggctatctgcgctagccgtccctaagttagcagtgtaagacgagagggaaggcagctagtcatcaccacccaccgccaactcttgagctactcttttaccaacgaatagtaggattgaccgtcacgttataatgcccccatggctgaaagggcgagcatgtttggtgtgattgggattcgaacatgcgaccctcagattacgagtcgaatgcctttacacatctggccatgccgggcctttaattaccaaaatttgcgtttttcatatagcaaagcttcAAAGAGATATCCGCTGTACctaccgaggggaaatcgaaccctcaactttagcattgtaaatccttatttattattaattatgaaaatacattgatttgaaaCTTCCTGTGACTTACGATACAGTAGATAAAGAACAAGATAAGCCATCaactatatttgttagattttgtttataccttacagGATTTCCAGTGTATGAGCTTTCaagaagaaaagtagttaataatttgttatgagcctaaagTGTCATATCAGGTCAAAAATTCCCCTAGTGGCCCAGCAAAATGTCTGCGTGcttccaatgctagaaaccgggtttcgatatccgtgatgggcagagcatagatagcccatgatgtagtgttacgctaaattccaaacaaacagtgcaaaatattatttcttatgtcaacAATACTTGAACTACAAAAAATcgtatactttattttagcatgcGTACAACCTAGTGAAAACCACCAATGTCCTGAAGGATTCACACTGAGAAATAACCTGTGTTGTAAGTTGTGCTTTCCTTTAAAGCGTTTATATGTGTGATCAGTATTTgtgaattctaatttttaaataaatcgaaaaggaaaactgttttgaacaaactaagcagtaaattagttattatatacttcatccattattttatttttaattgttaacattgtttatatttcaaactttttcttaGATCCAAGTCAAACAGAAACGGAGGAAGAAACATACGTTCCTTCTCCAAGGAAAAGTGAGTTATGctacatataaaattatgtaaaacgtacctttaacgtgagacaatatgtgtggaaaggttggtgacaaaatgtcgtgatgtaaaaatattactgtgacgatgtttgtgttgacgcgtgttgttctttcttcccatTAAATTTCTTCATTCCCTCattcatgaaggtaaaaaatgtagAAAGGTGTGAAGACccgatctcttataatattccagtacattgtggacattattttctattctaaataataaatctctTACCATTTCACCACTCATAGTAACTTAGGTAAAACATGATTCACCAAACCACGTCTATCATTCCCACTAATTCACTGTTCACAGTTTGagcttttctgttgtctgaagtAAGTTTTTGGACCAGTAATTGTATGTCATAAGTATTTTTTCCTCctagtgttgttgtattatttaaaccttgactattttaGAAAAAACTGGTTGACTAGAGCAGAGTTTTAGATTTGTTTACAACAAAACGACCGTCCATGTACTTTAACTTTGAATTGTTACCGAtagttttccaatatattctctttcgtttgtagttcatttacacactaattacagatttctttgaatagagaaacatataaacagtattcagtttacaaattgctaGTAAGTCAGTGTCAACAATCATACATCCTTGGAAGTCTGAGAACTCGTCACTTTTGCATTGTTACGAATATATATATCTGCTGTAATGGTGGTCAGTCATGTGACGCATCAAATGATTATCCTGATTTGATATGAAAACACAGTCAGTGTATTTGGTTGTCATAAGATATGATAAGTTAATATCTTTACTTGGATTATCAAGGAAGAAAGTAAATCTAAAGTGatactttacacttctttacccttaatgttttatccatgtgcattaaacttatacgtgtttgaataaagagtggaacttcttcgattccagtaacttagaacgctgtggttatcttgttattttcactgtaaatatactaaatgaaacgtagcctcctccaatactatcatataacaaaaaacaaattgcactaaactaactttctttttaacttgtatttttccatttcagcaccatccatgtTAGAATATCCGATTCCATTGGTAACTGCTGCAGTAGGAGTACCACTATTGTTCATTTCTTTAAGgcaagaacaaaacagtatttttttatgttttgttgaatagatcttaatataatttctatgttattaatagttgaaccatgtgtgtatatacttaataatgaatttataggggctgagaaataaaaaaaatgtcagttactttattttaattagaatgataaataatcaaaaggTTACAAACGCTTGCATTAATAAGAAATAAGTAAGGAgaaattagcatcattagtttacaataaagtgtattttaagtgtggagattcacttaaagcttaaattgtggatCACTTTTTAGGAGAGAACGTCTCTGtggctgtcgttgttaaatattattatttctagattataattatattccatttttaattgacataacactaatgtacaaataacagtcaaattaaatcatctatgttatttattcgcgcttttcttttgtagtgtcattatttggaagtgCAATTCTTGTGGATGTGAAGCAGTAAAATCAGCTAACACAGAAgaccatacaaataaagatgacagaacaaaaattaaatattcacttgtaccaCAAAAAGATGAAGATCAGACTGTTATTAGAAAcgagaagagaaaatgtaaaagtgtaaaagagaagagggccaaaaaagttcagaattttcatcttcctaaagtaagtattgtgataacgggaaatgtcatcacatttcataccgagtgtctgggacttacaacgctagaaaccggctgtcgatagctgtggtgggtagagcacaaatagacgaacataacaagaatgtaatataccttcagtcacatatatttacttactttctatacattttatgcTGGTGTTCTGCGTGAAGTTTAGACaccgttttaaatataatgtattaaggtTATAAACTTTACACTCTAATCTTCCACCTCATAAGAAACGTTTCAATTTAATGGTGCGGTATCGATTTTTAGAAGGAAATTGTAGTCGgtttaaatggatacttgataacAGCTTCTAGAGAcgttgtgtgtagatatatacatataatacaggtttcttctttatcattgcagccatctcaaaacattttgaaattgttgtactctattgactctgtttatgagtcatgtgtTTTCACAATTATTGCGCTATTGACACAGTTACGGATGAATCTTAACTTGGTATAGGAATACAACAACTTTAtgccatgtcgcttagcaacaaaagtataacctgatattcttgttcatctatgtactcaaagtataaagtgaaatgtatgaacaacaaaattgtaaaaaattacatattttctactgtattaacatttgggaAGATGTATGAAAGATGCTTCTAATATGGCCATTTTAAAACGGCCATTTTAAAAGCTATTTCAAATTATAGTTCTAAGCCCGCTACGGGGAAAGGAAggcgttttatcagtattttatctcatggttttcattgaaTTGGTCATATATAAGGGAGACAATTCTTCATGTCGTTAGAtgacttttcattaattatgaatttacgtaAATTCCGTCCAGGGGACTAGTACTTGTgctagtttttaataatattttcttcattaccattcaagccgtctccaaacctttaataaatgtttattctatagatttgtactgtatgactctgtttatgagtcattaccTCGTAAAGTTGGGTTGTACTTATTCCATTTAGTAGTAGagagacatatatacgtatgatgtataatgtgaggacttccatccttcatatactacaattgctaatttagttgtgtaagactagagggaaggcagttagtcatcaccacccaccgccaactcttgagctattcttttgccaacgaatagtgggattgaccgtcacattataatgctcccagaggtgtgacggagattcgaacccacgaccttcggattacgagccgagcgtcttaaccacctggacatgccgggacatttatatttgcttattttcttttgctgtttaacAACCCGGCATTAGCCAAATTTTCTTtgcttggataactgtagaactttgatgtttcttatctgatgttcaaacacccctttcgtcatgccaaaattttaaacagCAGAAATTCTCTAACAAGTTGACATTTATGCTAgctagaaactttctaattaaaaacactggactcatttacgcaccacatagagtttaaaaatgtattttattttactttttatgaagcatcattattatcgtgtttgtattgttcttgtgttttagttcaaatcgatattgatgaatttcgcagcgccatctcgatgttaaactgcttccaaacaaatattaaaatattcgaattttaaatacaaaggcacctgtagattaaggacatctggtGCAGCCCAGTAATACGACCGAATACTTATAACTCTAATATTCTGGTATTAATGCTCttggtgagcagacacagatagttttgtttgtttgttttggaatttcgcacaaagctactcgagggctatctatgttagccgtccctaatttagcagtgtaagactagagggaaggcagcttgtcaccaccacccacctccaactcttgggctactcttttaccaacgaatagtgggattgaccgtaacattatacgcccccacggctgggagggcgagcatgtttagcgcgacgcgggcgcgaactcgcgaccctcggattacgagtcgcacgccttacgcgcttggccatgccaggcccacagatagtccgttttgaagttttctgataaaaaaaccaacaaaaaacaacgtagagtgaaattctcgataattgcagcaactaaattaaaatatacatcacgcaatttatcattctcaaaagtatagttgttagtaccaacgtttttttatttcaatttctttttcagtttgattatttttgaaattctcaaatttctaataacgcttgttagtaattgtttacattttattctgtttagtaCTAGAAAAATATGATACTTCTACAGAGTTTTTCCCCAAAGTAAAGTGGAAAATATTTCGATATGCATAAGATAAACATTCCCTTCcctttttacttattagaaatcaatttatagagtcaattagtttgctcaaaatttggatatttcaataaaagtgttgttcgGAAACGTATTTTAATTGAGATCCACTAAATTGATATAGCCCAGTTAtcggtagtttcattgtattaatttccaagaggtaatttctatataatgataactaacatcaacctatcctgattcttgttatttttagagagaaagaaaggcGAATGTTTTTTACTAACAGGAAGGACATCCAAAATAGTAATGTctcaaatgaaataacaaacattatcacgagtcttgaaggatcacatacaaaatattttataccaacacAGCCTCATAAATATCAAccaataatttcatatatatcagaaactctgttaactgaaaggaaggaggtaccttcacattgtagacgtaacaaaaaatttaagaaatataaatcaaagagACCTCTTTACTTCAA
Proteins encoded:
- the LOC143242944 gene encoding uncharacterized protein LOC143242944 isoform X1, which codes for MYALSKGSSKLLGKTRRGYTQKVDSLESPRDIHCASKRYGDINGPTDMSSPKPDFQQVNGRRSHIQKSNQENITPQHEEITRYIHDTCVQPSENHQCPEGFTLRNNLCYPSQTETEEETYVPSPRKTPSMLEYPIPLVTAAVGVPLLFISLSVIIWKCNSCGCEAVKSANTEDHTNKDDRTKIKYSLVPQKDEDQTVIRNEKRKCKSVKEKRAKKVQNFHLPKRERKANVFY
- the LOC143242944 gene encoding uncharacterized protein LOC143242944 isoform X3 is translated as MYVGSIIRRLAGRIVGYNLPSSPKPDFQQVNGRRSHIQKSNQENITPQHEEITRYIHDTCVQPSENHQCPEGFTLRNNLCYPSQTETEEETYVPSPRKTPSMLEYPIPLVTAAVGVPLLFISLSVIIWKCNSCGCEAVKSANTEDHTNKDDRTKIKYSLVPQKDEDQTVIRNEKRKCKSVKEKRAKKVQNFHLPKRERKANVFY
- the LOC143242944 gene encoding uncharacterized protein LOC143242944 isoform X2, coding for MYALSKGSSKLLGKTRRGYTQKVDSLESPRDIHCASKRYGDINGPTDMSSPKPDFQQVNGRRSHIQKSNQENITPQHEEITRYIHDNPSQTETEEETYVPSPRKTPSMLEYPIPLVTAAVGVPLLFISLSVIIWKCNSCGCEAVKSANTEDHTNKDDRTKIKYSLVPQKDEDQTVIRNEKRKCKSVKEKRAKKVQNFHLPKRERKANVFY